The Ramlibacter algicola genome segment GTCGAACCTGAAGTACTGCGCGGCCCACATCTGGTGCTGGCCGACGTCCGACGTGATGTACGTGTCGACGCCGCGCGTGAGCCTGGCCAGCGTCTCGATCACGTGTTGCGGCTTGATCACCTCGCGGTTGTCGCGGTCGTAGCGCAGGCAGTCGCGGCTGCGCCAGTCCTCGATCGACGTCCACCACGAAGCCATCGCCGACGCATCGGGGCGCGCGCCGGACTCGCGGATCATCGCGATCAGCTCGGCGAGCACTTCCTTGACGTCGCCGACGATCGGGATGTCGACCTTCACCCGCTTGGAGATCGACGACGGGTCGATGTCGATGTGGATGATCTTGCGTTCGTTCTGGGCGAAGTGCTTCGGGTTGCCGATCACGCGGTCGTCGAAGCGCGCGCCGACGGCGAGCAGCACGTCGCAGTTCTGCATCGCGTTGTTCGCTTCCAGCGTGCCGTGCATGCCCAGCATGCCGAGGAACTTGCGGTCGCTGCCGGGGTAGGCGCCCAGGCCCATGAGCGTGTTGGTGCACGGCGCGCCGAGCAGATCCACGAGCGTGCGCAGCTCCTGCGTCGCGTTGCCCAGGATCACGCCGCCGCCGGTGTAGATGTACGGCCGCTTGGCCGCCAGCAGGAGCTGCAGCGCCTTGCGGATCTGCCCGCCGTGGCCCTTGCGCACCGGGTTGTACGAGCGCATCTCCACCTTGTCCGGGTAGCCGGTCCAGGGCGTCTTGTTGAACGACACGTCCTTCGGGATGTCCACGACCACCGGGCCGGGGCGGCCGCTGCGGGCGATGTGGAACGCCTTCTTCAGGACGTCGGCCAGCAGCCGCACGTCCTTGACCAGGAAGTTGTGCTTGACGATCGGGCGCGTGATGCCGACCGTGTCGCACTCCTGGAACGCGTCGAGGCCGATGGCGGCCACCGGCACCTGGCCGGTGATGATCACCATCGGGATGCTGTCCATGTAGGCCGTCGCGATGCCGGTGACTGCGTTGGTCACGCCGGGACCGGAAGTCACGAGCGCGACGCCGACCTCGCCGGTGGCTCGCGCGAAACCGTCGGCCGCGTGGACGGCCGCCTGCTCGTGGCGCACGAGCACGTGCTGGATCGTGTCCTGCTTGTAGAACGCGTCGTAGATGTGGAGGACGGCGCCGCCGGGATAGCCCCAGACGTACTTGACGCCTTCGGCCTGCAGGCACTTGACGAGGACTTCGGCGCCGCGAAGGTCCACGCTGCCGGTGCGCGAGGGCGATGCGGCCGTGGCGGCCGCCGCGGAGGTGAGCTCCGCCTTGCTGATTTCCATCTTCAACCTTTCGAGTTTCGGGAACGAAACACCGTTTGGTGCCCCTTCGAGCGTCCTTGTGGGAGCCTCCGGGACTTAGAACACCGGGCCATGGGCGCGCAGGTCGCTGCGCCGGAACCGGGCTCGTTTGCCTTTATCTGACCGACGCATTATCGCATTGCAGTGCGGCATGAGCCCAACCGCAGGCTGACGCGATGCATAATCGCGCCCCGTCGAAGGAACCTGATCCGGCATCCGGCGCACCGCGCGCCTTCCACCGCCCCGCCTTGGCCACCGAACGCGAACTGTCCGACTTCCTCAAGAGCGTCGAGAAACGGGCCTTCAAGCGTTCCGTCTACCACGTGCGCGACGACGAGGCGGCCCTGGACATCGTCCAGGAGTCGATGATGAAGCTGGCGGAACACTACGGCGACAAGCCGCCGGCCGAGTTGCCGATGCTGTTCCAGCGCATCCTGTCCAACTGCACGCTGGACTGGTTCCGCCGCCAGAAGACCCGCAACGCGCTGTTCTCCAACCTGAGCGACTTCGAATCGGCGTCGGAGGACGGGGATTTCGACCTGCTGGAAACTTATGCCGCGCTGGAAGGCTCCCAGCAGGCGGAGAGCGCCGAGGACGTGACCCGGCGGGCGCAGGTGCTGCGGGAGATCGAGATCGAGATCCAGGCCCTGCCCGGGCGTCAACGCGAAGCGTTCCTGATGCGTTACTGGGAGGAGATGGACGTGGCGGAAACCGCCGCGGCCATGGGTTGTTCGGAAGGCAGCGTCAAGACGCATTGCTCCCGGGCAGTCCAGGCCCTCAGCAAGGCACTGAAGGCAAAGGGATTACAACTGTGAACTCCGTCACCCGCGACCAGGCCCAAGCCGCCCAGGACCAGTTCGGCCGCCGCATCGCGGCGCGGCTGGACGGCGCCGCGCGCGACGTTCCCCACGACATCGCCGAGCGGCTGCGTGCCGCACGCATGCAGGCGCTGGGCCAGCGCAAGCCGGTGGTGTTGCAGCGGCGCAGCGACGTGCAGGTCTCCGGTGGCCAGGCCACGCTGGGCGGTGACGACCGGGTCAGCCCCTGGCGCCGCGTTGCCGCGGCGCTGCCGCTGCTGGCACTGGTCGCCGGCCTCGTGGCCATCCACGTGGTGCACACCGAGCGGCGTGCCAGCGAACTGGCGGAAGTCGACGCCGCCCTGCTCACCGACGACCTGCCCCCCGCGGCCTACGCCGACCCGGGCTTCGTGCAGTTCCTCAAGTCCGCGCAGTGAAACGGGAGCGGCTCGTGCCAGGCTCTCGCCCCCGCCGACTCCAGGCGCGCCTCCTGGCCGCGCTGCTGTTCTGCGCGTCCGTCGCCGCTGTCGCTGCCGTGCAGGCGCAGGCGCCCGCCACAGCGCCCGCGGCCAGGTCCAAGGCCAGCAAGCCCGAGACGCGCCCGGCCTGGGCCGAGCTGTCGGCCGAGCAGCAGCAAGCCCTGCAGCCGCTCGCACCGACCTGGCACACGTTGTCCGAGTCGCACAAGCGCAAGTGGATCGCGCTGGGGGCCAACTACCGCAAGATGACGCCGGACGAGCGCGCCAAGCTCACCAGCCGCATGAACGAATGGGCGGCACTCAGCCCGCAGCAGCGCGCTCAGGCCCGGCTGAATTTCGGCGAGGCCAAGCGCGTGCCGGCCGACGAGCGCAAGGCCAAGTGGGAGGCGTACCAGGCCCTGTCGCCGGAGGAGAAACGCAAGCTCGCCGCCGGCGCCCCGGCGAAGACACCGCCCACCGCAGCCGCGGTCCGGCCGGTCCCGCCCCAGAAGATGGCCAAGGTGCCCCGCGGGCCTGACGCGAAGTTGTCGCCACGCATCGTGGCCGGTCCCGTGCCCGATCACCACCCTGCAGCGTCGCATCCGGCGTCGCAACCTGTCGCGCCTGCACCGGCTCCGCAGGCCAACTAGCCTGCGCGATGGCCAAGCCTGATCCAGGCGCCGCTCAGGCGCCCAGTTCCCCTGCCCTGCAAGCCCCGCCGCTGATGCGCCGCATGGCCGCCTGGCTGTACGAAGGCGTGCTGCTGTTCGGCGTCGTGGTGCTCGCGGGCCTCGCGTTCAGCATCGCCACGCAGATGCGCCATGCGCTCGACCACCGCCAGGGCCTCATCGTCGCCCTCGCCATCGCGATCGGCGTCTACTGCGTCGCCTTCTGGGTCCGCGGCCAGACGCTCGCGATGAAGACCTGGCACATCCGCGTCGTCGACCGCTACGGCCGCCGCCTGCGCCCCGGCCGCGCCGTGTTGCGCTACGTGTTCAGCTACATCTGGCTGCTGCCACCGCTCGCGGCGTTCGGCACGCGGCAGGTGGCGATGGGGCCGCTGCTGGTCATCGTCGCCGGCTGGGTCACCTTCTGGGCCCTCCTCAGCCGCCTGCATCCCGAGCGCCAGTTCTGGCACGACGTGCTCGCCGGCACGCGCCTGGTCGACGACCCGACGCCCTGAGCGCGCGCGCCGCTCGTGGACAATGCGGGGGATGATGACGTCACCGCCACCGGACGCTTTCGCCAACCCGCAGAAACTGCGGCGTGGCCTCAGCCGCATCTGGCACGCCACGGGGTATTCGCTGCAGGGCCTGCGCGCCGGCTGGGGCGAGACCGCGTTCCGCCAGGAAGCGCTCGCCGCCATCGTGCTGGTGCCGCTCGCCGTGTATGTCGGGCGCGACTGGGTGCAGATCGCATTGCTGGCCGGCTCGGTCGTGCTGGTCATGATCGTCGAGCTGCTGAACACGGCGATCGAGGCCGCCATCGACCGCATCGGCCCCGAGCGGCACGAGCTGTCCGGGCGCGCCAAGGACATGGGCAGCGCCGCCGTGCTGCTGGCCCTGCTGCTTGCCGTCGGCATCTGGACCGCGGCCATCGTCCAGCGGTTTGCCGCATGAGCGTGCCCTTCTCCATCTGCGTCTACTGCGGCTCGCGCCGCGGCGTCGAAGACCGGTTCGTCGAAGCCGCGCAAGCGGTGGGCCGCTGGATCGGCGAGCGGGGCGGCCAGCTCGTCTACGGCGGTGGCAACGCGGGCCTGATGGGCATCGTCGCTGACGCCACGCTGCAGTCCGGCGGCACCGTCATCGGCGTGATTCCGCGCACGCTGGTCGACAAGGAATTCGCCAAGCGCGACTGCACCGAGCTGCACATCGTCGAGACGATGCACGAGCGCAAGCGGATCATGGCCGACCGGGCCGGCGCCTTCCTCGCGCTGGCGGGCGGCATCGGCACCTTCGAGGAACTGTTCGAGGTCTGGACCTGGCGCCAGCTGGGCTACCACGACAAGCCGGTCGGCATCCTCGACACCGCCGGCTACTACCAGCCGCTGCTCGCTTTCCTGCAATCGGGCGTGCGCGCGGGCTTCATGAACGATTGGCAAATGGACCTGGTGCGCGTGGACACCGACCCCGGCGCCCTGCTCGCGCACCTGGTCGCCGAGGCGAAGCCGCCCGCGGCGCAGGACCTGTCGCAGATTTGAATCGGGCCCGCAAGGCGCGGGCCGATGCGTCAGACCGCCGATTCGTCGGTCTCGCCCGTGCGGATGCGCACGATGCGTTCGACGCTGGTGACGAAGATCTTGCCGTCGCCGATCTTGCCGGTTCGCGCGGCCTTCACGATGGCGTCGACGCAGCGCTCGACGTCGTCGTCGCGCACCACGACCTCCACCTTCACCTTCGGCAGGAAGTCGACGACGTATTCCGCGCCCCGGTACAGCTCGGTGTGGCCCTTCTGGCGGCCGAAGCCCTTGACCTCGGTGACGGTGAGGCCGGTGACGCCGCACTCCGCGAGGGCCTCGCGGACTTCCTCGAGCTTGAACGGCTTGACGATGGCGGTGATCTGCTTCATGACCTGGGACCCCTCTAGGCGCGGAACTTGGCGGTAATAGGATAGCGCCAATCCCTGCCGAAGCCGCGGTGCGTGACGCGGATCCCGACCGGGGCCTGCCGGCGCTTGTATTCGTTGATGCGCACCAGGCGCGCGACCTTCTCCACGATCGCGCGGTCGAAGCCCTCCGCCACGATCTGGTCGACGCCCTCGTCGTCCTCCATGTACCGCGCGAGGATTGCGTCCAGCACTTCGTACGGCGGCAGGCTGTCCTGGTCCACCTGGTCCGGCCGCAATTCGGCGCTGGGCGGCCGCGTGATGATGCGTTCGGGGATCGGGTTGGCGCCGGTGCCGTACGGGTCGAAGAGGTTGCGCCAGCGCGCCAGCGCGAACACCTTGGTCTTGAGCACGTCCTTGATCACCGCGAAGCCGCCGGCCATGTCGCCGTACAGCGTGCAGTAGCCGGTGGCCATCTCGCTCTTGTTGCCGGTGGTCAGCACGATGCTGCCGAACTTGTTCGACAGCGCCATCAGCAGCACGCCGCGGATGCGCGCCTGGATGTTCTCCTCGGTCGCGTCTTCGGGCAGGCCCTGGAATTCGCTGGCCAGCGCCGCCTTGAACGCCTCGAACTGCGGCGCGATCGAGATCTCGTCGTAGCGCACGCCCAGCCGCGCGGCCATCTCGCGCGCGTCGATCCAGGAGATGTCCTGCGTGTACGGCGACGGCATCATCACCGCGCGCACCTTGTCCTTGCCCAGCGCGTCCACCGCGATCGCAAGCACCAGCGCCGAATCGATGCCGCCCGACAGGCCCAGCAGCACGCCGGGGAAGCCGTTCTTGCCGACGTAGTCGCGCACGCCCATCACGAGCGCGTCCCACAGCTCGGCCTCGGGCTCTCGCTCGGGCGCCACTGGCGCAGCCAGGCGCAAGCCGGTGTCGCCGACGTCTGCCGACACGAGGAACAGGTCCTCGCGGAACCCGGGCGCCATGCCGGCCAGCGAACCGTCGGCGTTGACCGCGAACGAGCCGCCGTCGAACACCACTTCGTCCTGCCCGCCGACGAGATGCGAGTACACGATGGGCAGGCCCACGGCCCTGGCGCGGTCGGCCATGCGCGCGACGCGCTCGCCGCCCTTGCCGACGTGGAACGGCGACGCGTTGATGACGGCGAGCAACTGCGCGCCCGACTCCTGCGCCAGCATCGCGGGCTCGTCGAACCAGGCGTCTTCGCAGATCAGCAGGCCGACGCTGACGCCTTCGCACTGGAACACGCAGGTGCCCTTGCCGGGCGTGAAGTAGCGGCGCTCGTCGAAGACCTGGTAGTTCGGCAGTTCGCGCTTGGCGTAGGTTTCCAGCACGCGTCCTTCGCTCAGGACGCTGGCCGCGTTGAGGCGGCGCTGCACCTGCACCGACTTGCTGCGCAGGTCGCCGCCGACGGGATGGCCGACCACGACGTGCAGCCCCTTCAACCCCGCGAGCTCGCGGGCCACCAGTCTCACGGCATCATCGCAGGCGTCGATGAACGCGGGCCGCAGGAGCAGGTCCTCGGCCGGATAGGAACAGATGGACAGCTCGGGCGTGAGGACCAGCCGCGCGCCCTGGGCGTAGGCTTCACGCGAGGCGGCGATGATCTTCTGCGCGTTGCCTTGCATGTCGCCGACGACGAGGTTGAGCTGGGCGACGCAGATGTGAAGGGCCATCGACGGCAGTGCTTGCGCAGTGAAGAAGAACGACCCGAACGATTATGTCACCCGCCTCTGCGCGTCGCCGTCGGAGGTGGACGCGTCCGCGTGGAACGCGTTGCTGGGTTCGCAGGATTCGCCGTCGCCGTTCCTGCGCCACGAGTACCTCGCCGCGCTGCATGACAGCGGCAGCGCCGTGGCCCGCACCGGCTGGCAGCCTGCATTCGTCACGCTGTGGCGCGGCAGCGAACTGCACGCGGCCTGCCCGCTGTACCTCAAGGGCCACTCCTACGGCGAGTACGTGTTCGACTGGGCCTGGGCCAACGCGTACGAGCAGCACGGGCTCGCCTACTACCCCAAAGGCCTGGTCGCGGTCCCGTTCACGCCGGTGCCGGGCAGCCGCTTGCTGGCGCGTGACGCGCCCGCGCGGCGCGCGCTGCTGGATGCAGTGCTCGCCACCTGCAAAGCGAATGAGTTGTCGTCGCTGCACCTGCTGTTCCTGTCCGACGTCGACGTCCGGGCCTGCGCCGATGCCGGCCTGATGGCACGCCACACGGTGCAGTTCCACTGGCTGCGCCGGGACTGGCCCGACTTCGACGCCTTCCTCGCCAGCCTGGCGCAGGACAAGCGCAAGAAGATCCGGCAGGAACGGCGCAAGGTCGCCGAGGCCGGCGTCAGGTTCCGCACCGTGGAGGGGACGGCCATCAGCGCCGCCGACTGGGCCTTCTTCTACCGCTGCTACGAGCGCACCTACCGCGAGCACGGCAACCCGCCGTACCTCAAGCGCGACTTCTTCCATCGCATGGCGCGCGACCTACCGCAGCACTGGGTGCTGTTCGTCGCCGAGCGCGACGGCCAGCCGATCGCGTCGAGCCTCGTCGCGGTCTCGCGCCGCCCCGACGGATCACCGGAGGTGGCCTACGGGCGCTACTGGGGAGCGCTGGAGCGCGTCGACTGCCTGCACTTCGAGGCCTGCTACTACCGGCCGTTGCAGTGGTGCATCGAGCACGGCGTCGACCGCTTCGAAGGCGGCGCCCAGGGCGAGCACAAGATGGCGCGCGCGCTGATGCCGGTCAAGACGCACAGCGCGCACTGGCTCGCGCACCCCGCGTTCGCCGACGCCGTCGAACGCTTCCTCGAACGCGAGGGCGAAGGCATCGCCCACTACCTCGAGCACCTCGAGGGCCGTTCGCCGTTCCGCCAGGCATGAAAAAGCCGGGCGCGCGGCCCGGCTGGCCGTGAAGCGCGCGGCGATCAGGCCTTGCGTTGCGACTTCTCGTAGTTGGCGATGCCGTCCAGCACTTCCTGCTTGGCCGACTCCGGGCCTTCCCAGCCCAGCACCTTGACCCACTTGTTCGGCTCCAGGTCCTTGTAGTGCTCGAAGAAGTGGGCGATGGTCTTCAGCCGCAGCGGGTTCAGGTCCTCGGGCTTCTGCCACTGGGTGTAGATGGCCAGCACCTTGTCGACCGGCACGGCGAGCACCTTGGCGTCGTCGCCGGCCTCGTCCTGCATCTTCAGGATGCCGATCGGGCGGCAGCTGACCACCACGCCGGGGATCAGCGGCACCGGCGTGATCACCAGCACGTCGACCGGGTCGCCGTCGCCGCTGATGGTCTTGGGCACGTAGCCGTAGTTGGTCGGGTAGTGCATCGACGTGGACATGAAGCGGTCCACGAAGATGGCGCCGGTCTCCTTGTCGACCTCGTACTTGACGGGATCGGCGTTCATCGGGATCTCGATGATCACGTTGAAGGCATCGGGGATGTGCTTGCCGGGGGTGACGTTGTCGAGGGACATCGGGGGACTTCGAAGTTGAATGCGAAAGCTCGGGATTAACCCTGATTCTACGGGCCACCGCCCTGCGCACGCCTTGAACCGCCTTCAGCGAGCACGGCAGTTCGCCTATAGTCCGCGCGTTGGCCAATCGGGTCTCCCCGTTCTTGGGACGCCACGAGGAAGCAACGCAGCGGGGGCACCGCTCGCGTGGCGCCCCCTCCAAGCAGAGCAAGACAAGGAGATGAAGAAATGACTGGCAACTCGGCGCTGATCCTGGCGCTCGTCTGCGGCCTCGCGGCCGTGGCCTACGGGTTCTGGGCGCGCAGTTGGATCCTCTCGCAGGACGCGGGCAACGCCCGCATGCAGGAGATCGCGGCGGCCATCCAGACCGGCGCGGCCGCCTACCTGGCCCGGCAATACAAGACCATCGCCCTCGTCGGCGTGGTGCTGGCGATCCTGATCGGCATCTTCCTCGACGGCCAGACCGCGGTCGGCTTCGTGGTGGGCGCCCTCCTCTCGGGCGCGTGCGGCTTCATCGGCATGAACGTCTCGGTGCGCGCCAACGTGCGCACGGCGCAGGCGGCCACGCGCGGCATCGGCCCCGCGCTGGACGTCGCGTTCCGCGGCGGCGCCATCACCGGCATGCTGGTGGTCGGCCTGGGCCTGCTGGGCGTGACCGCGTTCTACTGGTTCCTGGCCGGCAACGGGCAACTGAACCCGTCGAGCAACCTGGCCGCGATGCTCAACCCGCTGATCGGGTTCGCGTTCGGTTCCTCGCTCATCTCCATCTTCGCGCGCCTGGGCGGCGGCATCTTCACCAAGGGCGCCGACGTCGGCGCCGACCTGGTGGGGAAGGTCGAAGCGGGCATCCCCGAGGACGACCCGCGCAACCCCGCGGTGATCGCCGACAACGTGGGCGACAACGTCGGCGACTGCGCCGGCATGGCCGCCGACCTGTTCGAGACCTACGCCGTGACGCTGATCGCGACGATGGTGCTGGGCGCCCTGCTGGTGCGCAACGCCGGCCAGGCCGCGGTCCTGTACCCGCTGGCGCTCGGTGGCGTGTCCATCATCGCGTCGATCATCGGCTGCTTCATGGTCAAGGCCAAGCCGGGCATGAAGAACGTGATGCCGGCGCTGTACATGGGCCTGGCCACCGCCGGCGTGCTGTCGCTCGTCGCCTTCTTCTTCGTCACGAAGTGGCTGATGCCCGACGACGCGATCTACGCCGCCGGCACCCAGATGCGCCTGTTCGGCGCCTGCTTCGTCGGCCTGGCGCTGACCGGCGCGCTGGTGTGGATCACCGAGTTCTACACCGGCACCCAGTACTCGCCCGTGCGCCACATCGCGCAGGCCTCCACCACCGGCCACGGCACCAACATCATCGCGGGCCTGGGCGTGTCGATGCGCTCCACCGCCTGGCCCGTGCTGTTCGTCTGCGCGGCGATCGTCGCCTCGTTCTACCTCGCGGGCCTCTACGGCGTCGCGATCGCGGCGACCTCCATGCTGAGCATGGCCGGCATCGTGGTGGCGCTGGACGCATACGGTCCGATCACCGACAACGCCGGCGGCATCGCCGAGATGAGCGACCTGCCGGCTTCGGTGCGCGACATCACCGACCCGCTGGACGCGGTGGGCAACACCACCAAGGCCGTGACCAAGGGCTACGCCATCGGCTCGGCGGGCCTCGCCGCGCTCGTGCTGTTCGCCGACTACACGCACAAGCTGGAGGGCTACGGCCGCGCCATCAGCTTCGACCTGTCCGACCCGATGGTGATCGTGGGCCTGTTCATCGGCGGCCTGATCCCCTACCTGTTCGGCGCCATGGCGATGGAAGCCGTGGGCCGCGCCGCCGGCGCGGTGGTGGTGGAGGTGCGCCGCCAGTTCCAGACCATCAAGGGAATCATGGAAGGCACGGCCAAGCCCGAATACGGCGTCGCCGTCGACATGCTCACCAAGGCCGCGATCAAGGAAATGATGATCCCGTCGCTGCTGCCGGTCGTGGTGCCGGTGGTGGTCGGCCTGGTGCTCGGCCCCAAGGCGCTGGGCGGCCTGCTCATGGGCACCATCGTGACGGGCCTGTTCGTCGCCATCTCCATGTGCACGGGCGGCGGCGCGTGGGACAACGCCAAGAAGTACATCGAGGACGGCAACCACGGCGGCAAGGGCTCCGAAGCCCACAAGGCCGCGGTCACCGGCGACACGGTGGGCGACCCCTACAAGGACACCGCCGGCCCCGCCGTCAACCCGCTGATCAAGATCATCAACATCGTGGCGCTGCTCATCGTGCCGCTGGTGGTGAAGTTCCACGGCGCCGACGCCGCGCCGGTGCGCCACGACAACGCGCCCGCGGTCACGGCGCCTGCCGCGGCCTCCGGTCCGGTGACGGCCGCGTCGGCGAGCAAGTAAGCGGACCCGCCTCCGCGTCGCAAGGCCCGCCCCGGCGGGCCTTGTTCATTTTGGATGGCCGGTGACCGCGCGCACCAGCTGCGCAGCCGGGGCGACGAGCTCGGCCAGCTGGCCCAGGCGGTCGCGCTCCAGGCTGTCCAGCACCAGTTCGTTGATGCCACCGACCACCGCCAGCGCCATCTGCGGCGTGAGCGGCTTGCGCTTGCCGCGGCCGTTCACGACGTCGAGCATGAAGCTGGCGATCTCGTCGTTGACCCGGCGCCGCGACGCGAGGCCCTCCGGCCCGAGCCCGAGGATTTCGACGTACAGCGTGCGCAGCAGCAGCGGGTTGGACGCCAGGCAGTCGAAGTAGGCCGCCAGCGCCTGCTCGACCTGCGCATCCCACGGCTGGGCCGGGCCCAGCGCGGCGCGCAACACCTGCAGTGCGTTGTGGCTCGCGGCCTCGTACAGCGCCACCAGGCACTCGGCCTTGCCGCCGAAGTGCTCGTAGAACGTGCGCCGCGACACGGCGGCCTCGCGCACGATGTCCGCGATCGTGGTGGCCGCGTAGCCCCGTTTCGCGACGGCCTGCGCCATGCCCTGCAGCAGGCGGTGGCGGTGCTCCGTGGCGGCCGGTTCGATCGCGCTCATCCATGCATTGTCGCGCGATTCCCCGCGGGTTGGTACTTGACAGTACCAAGCCTCGCCTCCATCATCGCGCAACGGTACGAATGCGTACCAACAGGATTCCACGCCCATGACCGACCTCGTCGTCCGCCGCCTCCTCGTCGACATGGAGGCCCCGATCGCCCGCCATTGGTGTGCCGGGGACGCGTTCCGGACGGCACTGTTCAACGCGCTGTCCATGAGCTTCCCGGTCGGCGAGCAGTTCTTCATCGACTCGGTGCGCGACGGCTTCAAGGTACTGGCGCCGGAGCAGCAGGAGAAGTTCCGCGCCGAGGTGCATGGCTTCGTCGGCCAGGAGGCCACGCACCGCCGCCTGCACGCCCTCTACAACGCGCACCTGGAGAAGCTGGGCCTGCGCAACGACTGGGAGCCGCGGGCGCGCGACCGGCTGAAGCTGCTGGAAGGCGTCGACGTCCGCCACTGGCTGGCCATCACCGCGGCCAACGAGCACTTCACGGCCATCCTGGCCGACTTCATGCTGCACAACCCCGACCTGCTCGGCGAGCAGGACGCACGCCTGCGCACCCTGTGGCTGTGGCACAGCGCCGAGGAATCCGAGC includes the following:
- a CDS encoding diacylglycerol kinase; its protein translation is MMTSPPPDAFANPQKLRRGLSRIWHATGYSLQGLRAGWGETAFRQEALAAIVLVPLAVYVGRDWVQIALLAGSVVLVMIVELLNTAIEAAIDRIGPERHELSGRAKDMGSAAVLLALLLAVGIWTAAIVQRFAA
- a CDS encoding DUF3106 domain-containing protein; protein product: MPGSRPRRLQARLLAALLFCASVAAVAAVQAQAPATAPAARSKASKPETRPAWAELSAEQQQALQPLAPTWHTLSESHKRKWIALGANYRKMTPDERAKLTSRMNEWAALSPQQRAQARLNFGEAKRVPADERKAKWEAYQALSPEEKRKLAAGAPAKTPPTAAAVRPVPPQKMAKVPRGPDAKLSPRIVAGPVPDHHPAASHPASQPVAPAPAPQAN
- a CDS encoding NAD+ synthase, translated to MALHICVAQLNLVVGDMQGNAQKIIAASREAYAQGARLVLTPELSICSYPAEDLLLRPAFIDACDDAVRLVARELAGLKGLHVVVGHPVGGDLRSKSVQVQRRLNAASVLSEGRVLETYAKRELPNYQVFDERRYFTPGKGTCVFQCEGVSVGLLICEDAWFDEPAMLAQESGAQLLAVINASPFHVGKGGERVARMADRARAVGLPIVYSHLVGGQDEVVFDGGSFAVNADGSLAGMAPGFREDLFLVSADVGDTGLRLAAPVAPEREPEAELWDALVMGVRDYVGKNGFPGVLLGLSGGIDSALVLAIAVDALGKDKVRAVMMPSPYTQDISWIDAREMAARLGVRYDEISIAPQFEAFKAALASEFQGLPEDATEENIQARIRGVLLMALSNKFGSIVLTTGNKSEMATGYCTLYGDMAGGFAVIKDVLKTKVFALARWRNLFDPYGTGANPIPERIITRPPSAELRPDQVDQDSLPPYEVLDAILARYMEDDEGVDQIVAEGFDRAIVEKVARLVRINEYKRRQAPVGIRVTHRGFGRDWRYPITAKFRA
- a CDS encoding TIGR00730 family Rossman fold protein, producing the protein MSVPFSICVYCGSRRGVEDRFVEAAQAVGRWIGERGGQLVYGGGNAGLMGIVADATLQSGGTVIGVIPRTLVDKEFAKRDCTELHIVETMHERKRIMADRAGAFLALAGGIGTFEELFEVWTWRQLGYHDKPVGILDTAGYYQPLLAFLQSGVRAGFMNDWQMDLVRVDTDPGALLAHLVAEAKPPAAQDLSQI
- a CDS encoding RNA polymerase sigma factor; the protein is MATERELSDFLKSVEKRAFKRSVYHVRDDEAALDIVQESMMKLAEHYGDKPPAELPMLFQRILSNCTLDWFRRQKTRNALFSNLSDFESASEDGDFDLLETYAALEGSQQAESAEDVTRRAQVLREIEIEIQALPGRQREAFLMRYWEEMDVAETAAAMGCSEGSVKTHCSRAVQALSKALKAKGLQL
- a CDS encoding acetolactate synthase 3 catalytic subunit, with the translated sequence MEISKAELTSAAAATAASPSRTGSVDLRGAEVLVKCLQAEGVKYVWGYPGGAVLHIYDAFYKQDTIQHVLVRHEQAAVHAADGFARATGEVGVALVTSGPGVTNAVTGIATAYMDSIPMVIITGQVPVAAIGLDAFQECDTVGITRPIVKHNFLVKDVRLLADVLKKAFHIARSGRPGPVVVDIPKDVSFNKTPWTGYPDKVEMRSYNPVRKGHGGQIRKALQLLLAAKRPYIYTGGGVILGNATQELRTLVDLLGAPCTNTLMGLGAYPGSDRKFLGMLGMHGTLEANNAMQNCDVLLAVGARFDDRVIGNPKHFAQNERKIIHIDIDPSSISKRVKVDIPIVGDVKEVLAELIAMIRESGARPDASAMASWWTSIEDWRSRDCLRYDRDNREVIKPQHVIETLARLTRGVDTYITSDVGQHQMWAAQYFRFDEPRRWINSGGLGTMGVGIPYAMGVKLARPDSEVYCVTGEGSVQMCIQELSTCLQYKTPIKVISLNNRYLGMVRQWQQLDYEGRYSHSYMDALPDFVKLAEAYGHVGMLIERPQDVEPALREARKLKDRTVFMDFRTDPTENVFPMVKAGKGITEMLLGSEDL
- a CDS encoding GNAT family N-acetyltransferase — protein: MKKNDPNDYVTRLCASPSEVDASAWNALLGSQDSPSPFLRHEYLAALHDSGSAVARTGWQPAFVTLWRGSELHAACPLYLKGHSYGEYVFDWAWANAYEQHGLAYYPKGLVAVPFTPVPGSRLLARDAPARRALLDAVLATCKANELSSLHLLFLSDVDVRACADAGLMARHTVQFHWLRRDWPDFDAFLASLAQDKRKKIRQERRKVAEAGVRFRTVEGTAISAADWAFFYRCYERTYREHGNPPYLKRDFFHRMARDLPQHWVLFVAERDGQPIASSLVAVSRRPDGSPEVAYGRYWGALERVDCLHFEACYYRPLQWCIEHGVDRFEGGAQGEHKMARALMPVKTHSAHWLAHPAFADAVERFLEREGEGIAHYLEHLEGRSPFRQA
- a CDS encoding DUF3619 family protein — protein: MNSVTRDQAQAAQDQFGRRIAARLDGAARDVPHDIAERLRAARMQALGQRKPVVLQRRSDVQVSGGQATLGGDDRVSPWRRVAAALPLLALVAGLVAIHVVHTERRASELAEVDAALLTDDLPPAAYADPGFVQFLKSAQ
- a CDS encoding P-II family nitrogen regulator codes for the protein MKQITAIVKPFKLEEVREALAECGVTGLTVTEVKGFGRQKGHTELYRGAEYVVDFLPKVKVEVVVRDDDVERCVDAIVKAARTGKIGDGKIFVTSVERIVRIRTGETDESAV
- a CDS encoding RDD family protein — translated: MRRMAAWLYEGVLLFGVVVLAGLAFSIATQMRHALDHRQGLIVALAIAIGVYCVAFWVRGQTLAMKTWHIRVVDRYGRRLRPGRAVLRYVFSYIWLLPPLAAFGTRQVAMGPLLVIVAGWVTFWALLSRLHPERQFWHDVLAGTRLVDDPTP
- the ppa gene encoding inorganic diphosphatase, yielding MSLDNVTPGKHIPDAFNVIIEIPMNADPVKYEVDKETGAIFVDRFMSTSMHYPTNYGYVPKTISGDGDPVDVLVITPVPLIPGVVVSCRPIGILKMQDEAGDDAKVLAVPVDKVLAIYTQWQKPEDLNPLRLKTIAHFFEHYKDLEPNKWVKVLGWEGPESAKQEVLDGIANYEKSQRKA